A window from Bufo bufo chromosome 1, aBufBuf1.1, whole genome shotgun sequence encodes these proteins:
- the LOC120998371 gene encoding 60S ribosomal protein L27a-like encodes MVGVWAGVRRLQPGERGADQTKEDQEAPWTCQPWPRPYWQNRKHPGGRGNAGGMHHHRINFDKYHPGYFGKVGMRHYHLKRNQQFCPTINLDKLWTLVSEQTRLTHAKNLEGPAPIIDAVRAVSGNPLLIL; translated from the exons ATGGTAGGTGTCTGGGCCGGAGTGCGGAGGTTACAACCGGGAGAAAGAGGAG ccgaCCAAACTAAGGAAGACCAGGAAGCTCCGTGGACATGTCAGCCATGGCCACGGCCGTATTG GCAAAACAGAAAGCATCCTGGAGGTCGCGGTAATGCCGGTGGTATGCATCACCACAGAATCAACTTTGATAAGTA CCACCCTGGTTACTTCGGTAAGGTCGGTATGAGACATTACCACTTGAAGAGGAATCAACAGTTCTGCCCCACAATCAACCTGGACAAACTGTGGACCTTGGTCAGTGAGCAGACCAGGCTGACCCATGCTAAGAACCTTGAAGGCCCAGCACCCATCATCGATGCCGTGCGTGCAGTAAGTGGGAACCCTTTATTAATCTTGTGA